One stretch of bacterium DNA includes these proteins:
- the aroA gene encoding 3-phosphoshikimate 1-carboxyvinyltransferase: MRDNILTLFPPKEPFQHSLNLSGSKSFMNRALILGALSETPVLLKNPSRSEDSLTLLELLKQFGVTSRWREQGALEISRNRSQVPVDVTLDVGAGGTVMRFMTAFAASCEGAEIILCGSERMHERPIGPLVEALRTLGADIDYLGTEGCPPLRIRGKTLKGGEVQVDGSLSSQFLTALLLTGATFENGITIMPQGELVSRSYLSMTIQTIRAFNGDVAFGDADRIMVSPGRLNCSEYLVEGDASGASYFWALAAISGGSISVGPFPEDSRQGDLEFLKNLEWMGCSVERDLTNSSFIVKGPAGRLRPLEADMVNLPDSAQTLAVLTAVADGVSILKGLKTLRVKETDRIAALEQELRRVGVRSESTDDTLVIHGISPSALRKAAIRTYDDHRMAMSFSVLGAILPGLQIENPSVVAKSFPDFWTRLFAIGLDEL, from the coding sequence ATGAGAGACAACATCCTTACGTTATTTCCACCAAAAGAGCCGTTTCAACACTCGTTGAATCTCTCTGGTTCAAAGAGTTTCATGAATAGAGCACTTATTCTTGGTGCGCTTTCTGAGACCCCTGTTCTTTTAAAAAATCCCTCGAGAAGCGAGGACTCGCTGACACTATTAGAATTGTTAAAACAATTTGGTGTGACGAGTCGGTGGCGTGAGCAGGGGGCCCTAGAAATCTCTCGAAATCGTTCTCAAGTTCCAGTGGATGTAACCCTGGATGTCGGTGCTGGGGGTACCGTAATGAGGTTTATGACAGCATTTGCAGCTTCATGTGAAGGAGCAGAGATAATTCTTTGCGGAAGTGAACGAATGCATGAGCGTCCCATTGGGCCACTTGTTGAGGCACTAAGAACTCTTGGAGCAGATATTGACTATCTCGGAACGGAGGGGTGCCCACCGCTTCGTATTCGTGGAAAAACATTAAAAGGTGGAGAGGTTCAAGTTGATGGGAGTCTTAGTAGTCAGTTCTTAACGGCCTTACTACTAACGGGAGCTACTTTTGAGAACGGCATTACGATTATGCCCCAAGGAGAGCTTGTCTCACGGTCGTATTTGAGTATGACGATTCAGACCATTAGGGCTTTTAATGGAGATGTCGCATTCGGAGACGCTGACCGGATTATGGTGTCCCCTGGAAGATTGAATTGTTCAGAATATCTTGTGGAAGGAGATGCATCGGGTGCGTCGTATTTTTGGGCCCTAGCAGCTATTTCGGGGGGATCGATTAGCGTCGGTCCGTTTCCGGAGGATTCTCGACAAGGAGATCTTGAATTTCTGAAAAATCTTGAGTGGATGGGATGTTCGGTTGAAAGAGATTTAACCAACTCTTCTTTCATTGTAAAAGGGCCTGCTGGAAGATTACGTCCGCTAGAAGCTGATATGGTTAATTTGCCAGACTCGGCCCAAACGCTCGCAGTCCTTACCGCAGTAGCGGATGGCGTCTCAATCTTAAAAGGCTTGAAGACATTACGAGTGAAAGAAACTGATCGAATTGCTGCGTTAGAGCAAGAGCTTCGTCGAGTCGGAGTCAGAAGCGAGTCAACCGATGATACGTTGGTGATTCATGGCATTTCGCCGAGCGCACTAAGAAAAGCCGCTATCAGGACCTATGATGATCATCGTATGGCTATGTCATTTTCAGTTCTTGGGGCGATTCTTCCAGGGCTCCAAATCGAGAATCCGAGTGTCGTAGCAAAGTCATTCCCAGACTTTTGGACAAGACTTTTTGCGATTGGGCTGGATGAGCTATGA